One window of Microbacterium sediminis genomic DNA carries:
- a CDS encoding DUF58 domain-containing protein, translating into MTESRTRAPSSTTRRSATWGRTSTRTSTRTVGRTRTVGGTTRRGSNAIVTAVSWSAVEMRRAGEVLRRAWQWGLETITPAGWLVLVAAVAGTLVGWTLGWVEWLVAGLAGVALIAVTVPFLFGARAHDVTLRVDRDRVVAGGSATAEVVIRNDGARASLPGRIELPVGEGLIEVEVPFLRAGHEATRSLEIPTPRRGIIQVGPPVEVRSDPVGLFRRERAWEDRHQLYVHPRVETVPTTSAGLIRDLEGQPSRRIVDSDISFHAIREYVPGDSRRHVHWKSTAKTGRLMVRQYEETLRSRTAVILSVDPGDYLDEEEFELAVSAAASLGVRVLHDGRDLEIVTGVELPPVVPRGMQLVERIPSPSPRTMLDGFSGVDPRPRATPIEQIGDIVAEDDETVSLAFLIVGSVMPLRRIQRAALAFPGDTAVVAILCDEHARPRVQAVTGLTTVTIAAIQDLAGLLIRGAQS; encoded by the coding sequence ATGACCGAGTCCCGCACCCGCGCGCCCTCCTCGACGACCCGACGGTCGGCGACGTGGGGCCGCACGTCCACGCGCACGAGCACGCGCACGGTCGGGCGCACCCGCACGGTGGGCGGGACGACGCGACGCGGCTCGAACGCGATCGTCACGGCGGTGTCGTGGTCGGCCGTCGAGATGCGTCGCGCCGGCGAGGTGCTGCGGCGGGCGTGGCAGTGGGGCCTCGAGACGATCACTCCGGCCGGATGGCTCGTGCTCGTCGCGGCCGTCGCCGGCACGCTCGTCGGCTGGACGCTCGGCTGGGTCGAATGGCTCGTCGCGGGGCTGGCGGGCGTCGCGCTCATCGCCGTCACGGTGCCGTTCCTGTTCGGCGCCCGCGCCCACGACGTCACGCTCCGGGTGGATCGGGATCGCGTGGTGGCGGGCGGATCGGCGACAGCGGAGGTCGTCATCCGCAACGACGGCGCCCGCGCGAGCCTGCCGGGGCGCATCGAGCTGCCGGTCGGCGAGGGGCTGATCGAGGTCGAGGTGCCGTTCCTGCGCGCCGGCCACGAGGCCACGCGCAGCCTCGAGATCCCCACGCCCCGGCGCGGCATCATCCAGGTGGGGCCGCCCGTGGAGGTGCGCTCCGACCCCGTCGGCCTGTTCCGCCGCGAGCGCGCGTGGGAGGACCGCCACCAGCTGTACGTGCACCCGCGCGTCGAGACCGTGCCGACCACGAGCGCCGGCCTCATCCGCGACCTCGAGGGGCAGCCGTCGCGGCGGATCGTCGACTCGGACATCTCGTTCCACGCGATCCGCGAGTACGTCCCCGGCGACAGCCGCCGGCACGTCCACTGGAAGTCCACCGCCAAGACCGGCCGCCTCATGGTGCGCCAGTACGAGGAGACCCTGCGCTCCCGCACCGCGGTGATCCTCAGCGTCGACCCCGGCGACTACCTCGACGAGGAGGAGTTCGAGCTCGCCGTGAGCGCCGCCGCGTCGCTCGGCGTGCGCGTGCTGCACGACGGGCGCGACCTCGAGATCGTCACGGGCGTGGAGCTGCCGCCGGTGGTGCCGCGCGGCATGCAGCTGGTCGAGCGCATCCCGTCGCCCTCGCCGCGGACGATGCTCGACGGGTTCTCGGGCGTCGACCCGCGCCCGCGCGCGACGCCGATCGAGCAGATCGGCGACATCGTGGCCGAGGACGACGAGACCGTCTCGCTGGCCTTCCTGATCGTCGGATCGGTCATGCCGCTGCGCCGCATCCAGCGGGCCGCGCTCGCCTTCCCGGGCGACACGGCCGTCGTCGCGATCCTCTGCGACGAGCACGCCCGCCCGCGGGTGCAGGCCGTGACGGGCCTGACGACCGTGACGATCGCGGCGATCCAGGACCTCGCGGGCCTGCTGATCCGGGGAGCGCAGTCGTGA
- a CDS encoding transglutaminase domain-containing protein, with protein sequence MSAAAQAPASWGGGAGSVAARLRELTGTPTLIALGYVAAMTVVAGFAAWPIYRDGRFVVIVAVGFAVALGLAVAARVWRWAGWLTALGAVAAVLVLGVAFAVPGRWSSGAPFPGVFVDVATGAVTGWKDLLTVELPVASYRNLLMPAVIVFVAGPLLAAMAALAGRAGLAVGVAIAVASFGLLFGHTVASEPWYLGGLTIPAPRELAVGTIVLLLSIAWLVWRTRSARRRALAQASARTGVRLRRRSPWSAVARGSVTVGLVAAAVIAAGAAAPALVDGRDRLVPRSVTGPDLALREAVSPLSEYRATFADEAYQRELFRVTGAAQPERIRIAALTAYDGETYRALEVGSDRADDLFVRVPAWSGAGDAGGGATIQIGELGGIWLPTFGEVARIQFDGSRAASLADGLYYSDVADGAVETAGLEPGTSYTVVADEVWAPLAQLTSPREPATVPIPDSVIQWVETNGITPDGAGLENAIKLLRERGYLSHALRLDDEGEQPLWVQDLGDEYTFRPSQSGHSLARIDELFRDLLDSEASLATSTAAAAGDDEQFAVAASLVAQQLGFPTRVVVGTRLQAEPGLPVCEGGVCLGSDLSVWLEVQGASGQWAAVDTTPQWEEQLDTDEQKLQDPKVPTIVRPDDASEVQPPDPIQQKTQQTDDREDDPVAELAWVVVRGIGIGLLAALLVLGPFLVVLIAKALRRSARSGAEEPVQRIEGGWSEYVDTAIDHGFAAPGARTRSELARLYATPNAPELAAVADRAVFARSEVDHDEADRFWEVVREERKALGAERSWWARLRAAVSLRSFVDGTRGGAS encoded by the coding sequence GTGAGCGCCGCGGCACAGGCCCCCGCCTCGTGGGGCGGCGGCGCCGGGTCGGTCGCGGCGCGCCTGCGCGAGCTCACGGGCACCCCCACCCTCATCGCCCTGGGCTACGTCGCCGCCATGACGGTCGTCGCCGGGTTCGCGGCGTGGCCCATCTACCGCGACGGTCGCTTCGTCGTGATCGTCGCCGTCGGATTCGCGGTGGCGCTCGGCCTCGCCGTCGCCGCGCGGGTGTGGCGGTGGGCGGGATGGCTCACGGCCCTGGGCGCGGTCGCCGCGGTGTTGGTGCTCGGCGTCGCGTTCGCGGTGCCCGGGCGCTGGTCGTCGGGCGCGCCGTTCCCCGGCGTGTTCGTCGACGTCGCCACCGGCGCGGTCACGGGCTGGAAGGACCTCCTCACCGTCGAGCTGCCGGTCGCGTCGTACCGCAACCTGCTCATGCCCGCCGTGATCGTGTTCGTGGCCGGTCCGCTCCTCGCCGCGATGGCCGCGCTCGCCGGGCGGGCGGGGCTCGCCGTCGGCGTCGCGATCGCCGTCGCGAGCTTCGGCCTGCTGTTCGGACACACCGTGGCGAGCGAGCCCTGGTACCTGGGTGGGCTGACGATCCCCGCGCCCCGCGAGCTCGCGGTGGGGACGATCGTGCTGCTGCTGTCGATCGCCTGGCTGGTGTGGCGCACCCGCTCCGCGCGGCGCCGGGCGCTGGCCCAGGCCTCGGCCCGCACCGGCGTGCGGCTGCGGCGCCGCTCGCCCTGGAGCGCCGTCGCGCGCGGATCGGTCACGGTGGGCCTCGTGGCGGCCGCCGTCATCGCCGCAGGCGCCGCGGCCCCGGCCCTCGTCGACGGTCGCGACCGCCTGGTGCCGCGCTCGGTGACCGGCCCGGACCTCGCGCTGCGCGAGGCCGTGAGCCCGCTGTCGGAGTACCGCGCCACGTTCGCCGATGAGGCCTATCAGCGCGAGCTGTTCCGCGTCACGGGCGCCGCGCAGCCGGAGCGCATCCGCATCGCGGCCCTCACCGCGTACGACGGCGAGACCTATCGCGCGCTCGAGGTGGGCTCCGACCGGGCCGACGACCTGTTCGTGCGCGTCCCCGCGTGGAGCGGCGCGGGCGACGCCGGCGGCGGCGCGACGATCCAGATCGGCGAGCTCGGCGGCATCTGGCTGCCCACGTTCGGCGAGGTCGCGCGCATCCAGTTCGACGGCAGCCGCGCCGCGTCGCTCGCCGACGGCCTGTACTACAGCGACGTCGCCGACGGCGCGGTCGAGACCGCCGGCCTCGAGCCCGGCACGTCGTACACCGTGGTCGCCGACGAGGTGTGGGCACCGCTCGCCCAGCTGACCTCGCCGCGCGAGCCGGCCACGGTGCCGATCCCCGACTCGGTGATCCAGTGGGTCGAGACCAACGGCATCACCCCCGACGGCGCGGGCCTGGAGAACGCGATCAAGCTGCTGCGCGAGCGCGGTTACCTCAGCCACGCGCTGCGGCTGGACGACGAGGGCGAGCAGCCCCTGTGGGTGCAGGACCTCGGCGACGAGTACACCTTCCGCCCGAGCCAGTCCGGCCACTCGCTCGCCCGGATCGACGAGCTGTTCCGCGACCTGCTCGACTCCGAGGCCTCGCTGGCCACGTCGACGGCCGCGGCCGCGGGCGACGACGAGCAGTTCGCCGTGGCGGCCTCGCTCGTGGCCCAGCAGCTCGGCTTCCCCACGCGCGTCGTCGTGGGCACGCGGCTGCAGGCCGAGCCCGGGCTGCCGGTGTGCGAGGGCGGCGTGTGCCTGGGATCGGACCTCAGCGTGTGGCTGGAGGTGCAGGGCGCCTCCGGCCAGTGGGCGGCGGTCGACACCACGCCGCAGTGGGAGGAGCAGCTCGACACCGACGAGCAGAAGCTGCAGGACCCGAAGGTGCCGACGATCGTCCGCCCCGACGACGCGAGCGAGGTGCAGCCGCCCGACCCGATCCAGCAGAAGACGCAGCAGACCGACGACCGCGAGGACGATCCGGTGGCCGAGCTGGCCTGGGTCGTCGTGCGCGGCATCGGGATCGGCCTGCTCGCCGCGCTGCTCGTGCTGGGGCCGTTCCTCGTGGTCCTCATCGCGAAGGCCCTGCGCCGCTCGGCCCGCAGCGGCGCCGAGGAGCCGGTGCAGCGGATCGAGGGCGGCTGGAGCGAGTACGTCGACACGGCGATCGACCACGGGTTCGCCGCGCCCGGCGCCCGCACGCGCTCGGAGCTCGCGCGGCTCTACGCCACGCCGAACGCGCCCGAGCTGGCGGCGGTGGCCGACCGCGCGGTGTTCGCGCGCAGCGAGGTGGATCACGACGAGGCCGATCGCTTCTGGGAGGTCGTGCGCGAGGAGCGCAAGGCGCTCGGCGCGGAGCGGTCGTGGTGGGCGCGGCTGCGGGCCGCGGTCTCGCTGCGCTCATTCGTGGACGGCACGCGGGGAGGGGCATCGTGA
- a CDS encoding AAA family ATPase yields the protein MTITQEQATWFAQTFTQLADNVERSVLGKRHVVELVLTAMLSDGHVLLEDVPGTGKTSLARALGQTVSGTNTRIQFTPDLLPGDITGMTVYDQKTGEFEFHPGPVFANIVLADEINRASPKTQSALLEVMEEAKVTVDGVTRPVGSPFLVIATQNPVEQAGTYRLPEAQLDRFLMKTSLGYPDHAATVRIIGGAATATADLSPIIAPNAMVGMAALARTVYVDPLVLDYIARVVEATRTAEQVRLGVSIRGALALTRAVRTRAASQGRTFAIPDDVKALAVPVLSHRLILQPEAEFDGVTADAVIGQVLLSVAPPVDQPAN from the coding sequence ATGACGATCACGCAGGAGCAGGCGACCTGGTTCGCGCAGACCTTCACGCAGCTCGCCGACAACGTCGAGCGCTCGGTGCTCGGCAAGCGCCACGTGGTCGAGCTCGTGCTCACGGCCATGCTCAGCGACGGCCACGTGCTGCTCGAGGACGTACCCGGCACGGGCAAGACGTCGCTCGCGCGGGCGCTGGGCCAGACCGTGAGCGGCACGAACACGCGCATCCAGTTCACCCCCGACCTGCTGCCGGGCGACATCACCGGCATGACGGTGTACGACCAGAAGACCGGCGAGTTCGAGTTCCACCCCGGCCCGGTGTTCGCGAACATCGTGCTCGCCGACGAGATCAACCGCGCCTCGCCCAAGACGCAGTCGGCGCTGCTCGAGGTGATGGAGGAGGCGAAGGTCACCGTCGACGGCGTCACCCGTCCCGTGGGATCGCCGTTCCTCGTGATCGCCACGCAGAACCCGGTGGAGCAGGCGGGCACCTACCGCCTGCCCGAGGCGCAGCTGGACCGCTTCCTCATGAAGACGTCGCTGGGCTACCCCGACCATGCGGCCACCGTGCGGATCATCGGGGGAGCGGCCACCGCCACCGCCGATCTCTCGCCGATCATCGCGCCGAACGCGATGGTGGGCATGGCCGCGCTCGCGCGGACCGTGTACGTCGACCCGCTCGTGCTCGACTACATCGCCCGCGTGGTCGAGGCCACCCGCACGGCCGAGCAGGTGCGTCTGGGCGTGAGCATCCGCGGCGCGCTCGCGCTCACCCGCGCCGTGCGCACGCGCGCCGCGTCGCAGGGCCGCACCTTCGCGATCCCCGACGACGTGAAGGCCCTCGCCGTGCCCGTGCTCTCGCACCGCCTCATCCTGCAGCCCGAGGCCGAGTTCGACGGCGTCACCGCCGACGCGGTGATCGGCCAGGTGCTGCTGAGCGTCGCGCCGCCGGTCGACCAGCCCGCCAACTGA